In Colletotrichum higginsianum IMI 349063 chromosome 3, whole genome shotgun sequence, a genomic segment contains:
- a CDS encoding DEAD/DEAH box helicase encodes MADDGMILNFDMGSGPVKPHVKIQGGRWRERNKAQRIANKSEKGPSSPSEDAPLPQRYTPGSRKPQRDDRPGDDDASYERPAKRPRAEHPQANAYRTGKLPPGSISSGRPRDGPVTSKLFSYNPTPKTIFDEPGAEKVEEKVAEPSNAPLSDEAASFHALGISRRLALTLSGKIQLKAPTAIQAKVIPQLITEDSDAFVQAQTGSGKTLAYLLPIIQRILSVEGQIKRDSGLFAIVMAPTRELCRQIELVLAKVLPPYLVSTTVIGGESKHSEKSRLRKGVNILIATPGRLSDHLQHTKTLDVGTVRWLVLDEGDRLMEMGFEAELRTIVSKIREGPLAKSTANGVSLANLPQRRVTVLCSATMKMNVQKLGEISLEDAVHITTSEEEQVDGEEIKFEAPAQLKQNYLIVPAKLRLVTLIALLKSTFSRKGSVMKAIIFLSCADSVDYHFDLLRQPPGKDEKPTDNPSPTANTVAPSAYITSAANTNIVLHRLHGSLPQPVRTATLASYSKFTDPTVLITTDIASRGLDVPSVELVVEYDPAFSAADHVHRIGRTARAGRPGKAILFLMPGCEEGYIDLLKAKNASPPKPELYDTVLHKGLTTGMEFPVETDAKPQPAADRGFSTRAENLQLHLEQRLLLPSSTKLLDEARKAFRSHIRAYATHIKEERIYFDINELHLGHMAKAYGLREAPSGIGRGGHDSKKTAMKKKAAGRRGDSRPSGNAMEDIDTNGAEPSEMERKMKQKMRSVMNAASEFNLG; translated from the coding sequence ATGGCGGACGATGGCATGATTCTCAATTTTGACATGGGCAGCGGCCCTGTCAAGCCCCACGTCAAGATCCAGGGCGGACGATGGCGCGAGAGGAACAAGGCGCAGAGGATCGCGAACAAGAGCGAGAAGGGACCTTCGTCCCCCTCTGAAGATGCCCCGCTGCCGCAAAGATACACGCCCGGATCCAGGAAACCTCAGAGAGACGACCGCCCCGGAGACGATGACGCCTCGTATGAGCGCCCGGCCAAGCGGCCGAGAGCAGAGCACCCCCAGGCGAACGCCTACCGCACAGGCAAGCTGCCGCCTGGCAGCATCTCCAGCGGCAGGCCAAGAGACGGCCCGGTCACCTCCAAACTCTTTTCTTACAACCCGACGCCCAAGACGATATTCGATGAGCCCGGTGCCGAGAAGGTCGAGGAAAAGGTGGCCGAACCCTCAAACGCGCCGCTCTCGGATGAAGCTGCCAGCTTCCACGCCCTCGGAATCTCAAGACGACTGGCCCTGACGCTTTCCGGCAAGATCCAGCTCaaggcgccgacggccatcCAGGCCAAGGTCATTCCTCAACTCATCACCGAAGACAGCGACGCCTTCGTGCAGGCCCAGACGGGTTCCGGAAAGACCCTCGCTTACCTTCTCCCCATCATCCAGCGGATTCTCTCGGTCGAGGGCCAGATCAAGAGAGACTCGGGCCTGTTCGCCATCGTTATGGCGCCAACCCGCGAACTTTGCAGACAGATCGAGCTTGTCCTCGCCAAGGTGCTTCCGCCGTACTTGGTCAGCACGACGGTCATTGGTGGTGAAAGCAAGCATTCCGAGAAGAGCCGACTGCGGAAAGGTGTCAACATTCTCATCGCGACACCCGGTCGCCTCAGCGATCATCTTCAGCACACCAAGACTCTCGATGTCGGTACGGTGAGGTGGCTGGTGCTCGACGAAGGCGATCGCCTGATGGAGATGGGtttcgaggccgagctgcgGACCATCGTCAGCAAGATCCGCGAGGGCCCCCTGGCAAAGTCGACGGCCAATGGTGTCTCGCTCGCCAATCTCCCCCAGCGCCGCGTCACCGTTCTCTGCTCAGCAACCATGAAGATGAACGTCCAGAAGCTCGGTGAGATCAGTCTGGAGGACGCTGTTCACATAACGACGTCGGAGGAGGAACAAGTCGACGGAGAGGAGATCAAGTTCGAAGCACCGGCGCAGCTGAAGCAAAACTACTTGATCGTGCCCGCCAAGCTGCGACTGGTCACGCTCATCGCGCTCCTGAAATCAACTTTTTCGCGCAAGGGCTCCGTGATGAAGGCCATCATCTTTTTGTCCTGTGCCGATTCCGTCGACTACCACTTCGACCTCCTGCGTCAACCGCCGGGCAAGGATGAGAAGCCGACCGACAACCCTTCACCGACCGCGAACACCGTGGCTCCGTCAGCATACATCACCTCAGccgccaacaccaacatcGTCCTACACAGGTTGCACGGTTCCCTTCCCCAACCTGTGCGTACAGCGACACTGGCCTCATACAGCAAATTTACGGACCCGACGGTCCTCATCACGACAGATATCGCGTCGCGTGGTCTCGATGTGCCCTCCGTGGAGCTGGTCGTCGAGTACGACCCCGCCTTCAGCGCAGCAGATCACGTCCACCGCATCGGTCGTACGGCACGTGCTGGCCGGCCCGGTAAGGCCATCCTGTTCCTCATGCCTGGCTGTGAAGAAGGCTACATCGACCTCCTCAAAGCCAAGAacgcctcccctcccaaACCTGAGCTCTACGACACCGTGCTTCACAAGGGCCTCACGACGGGCATGGAGTTTCCCGTTGAGACGGACGCAAAGCCCCAGCCCGCGGCCGACAGGGGCTTCAGCACCCGAGCCGAGAACCTCCAGCTTCATCTGGAACAACGCCTTCTCCTGCCATCGTCCACcaagctcctcgacgaggcgcgcAAGGCCTTCCGCTCGCACATCAGGGCGTACGCGACCCACATCAAGGAGGAACGCATCTACTTTGACATCAACGAGCTGCACCTGGGTCACATGGCCAAGGCGTATGGACTGCGCGAGGCGCCGTCGGGCATTGGACGCGGTGGTCACGACAGCAAGAAGACGgccatgaagaagaaggcggccggcAGGAGAGGCGACAGCAGGCCCTCGGGTAACGCCATGGAGGACATTGATACCAACGGAGCTGAGCCGAGCGAAATggagaggaagatgaagCAGAAGATGAGGTCTGTGATGAACGCAGCCAGCGAATTCAACCTGGGTTGA